One Vicugna pacos chromosome 12, VicPac4, whole genome shotgun sequence genomic window carries:
- the SMIM45 gene encoding small integral membrane protein 45 — protein sequence MPHFLDWFVPVYLVISVLILVGFGACIYYFEPGLQEAHKWRMQRPLVDRDLRKTLMVRDNLAFGGPEV from the coding sequence ATGCCACACTTCCTGGACTGGTTCGTGCCTGTTTACCTGGTCATCTCTGTCCTCATCCTGGTGGGCTTCGGTGCCTGCATCTACTACTTCGAGCCCGGCTTGCAGGAGGCACACAAGTGGCGCATGCAGCGCCCCCTGGTGGACCGTGACCTCCGCAAGACGCTGATGGTCCGCGACAACCTGGCCTTTGGGGGCCCCGAGGTCTGA
- the CENPM gene encoding centromere protein M isoform X4, giving the protein MSVLRPLDKLPGLNTATILLVGTDDVLLQQLAGSMLKEDCASELKVHLAKSLPLPSNVNRPRIDLIVFVVNLHSQHSLRNVEESLHHVDASFFLGKVSFLATGGEPLQRSPEHRREAGPHLPQPPALL; this is encoded by the exons ATGTCGGTGTTGCGGCCGCTGGACAAGCTGCCTGGCCTGAACACGGCCACCATCTTG CTGGTGGGCACGGACGATGTTCTTCTGCAGCAGCTGGCCGGTTCGATGCTCAAGGAGGACTGCGCCTCGGAGCTCAAGGT CCACTTGGCAAAGTCCCTCCCGCTGCCCTCCAATGTGAACCGGCCCCGAATTGACTTGATTGTGTTCGTGGTCAACCTTCACAGCCAACACAG CCTCCGGAACGTAGAGGAGTCCCTGCACCATGTGGATGCCAGCTTCTTCCTGGGGAAGGTGAGCTTCCTCGCCACAGGCG GAGAGCCACTGCAGCGTTCACCGGAACACCGTCGTGAAGCTGGCCCACACCTACCGCAGCCCCCTGCTCTTCTGTGA